CAACATCCGCTTCCGCCGCATCGAGCCGGGGGCCGCCGAGGGGCCGAAGAAGGGCGAGTAGCGGACAGTGGACAGTTGCCAGGAGGCAGTCGGCAGGAAGAGGGAAGAAGGGTGTTCGGTTCTCGGTGATCGGTGTTCGGGTTCCGCGTGCAGGCATGCACGCCCTACCGCGGACCAGCGGGGGCTGGCGGTGCGGCGTCGCGAAGCGGCAGCTTCGCGACGAGACCTGGTCACTTAGCGCGAACAGGGCGCGGCGATCGGGCGTTGGCGGACGCGGCCTGGCTTGATCGCGGTGATGTGGCCGGCGAGGGTGTCAGCGGGCACCTCAGCAAGCCCCTCCTGCACCAGCCTGAGGATGGCGAGAGCATGAAAGGTGTTGGGCGCACAGACCAGCACGACCCCAGGGGCGAAGGGGTCACGAGCCGTAGAGGGAAGTCCAAGTCGCGGGCCAGAATGAGGCGGCCCTGGCGCGCGGCCAGCCGCCAGAGGCGAACGTCTGGGCCGCCGCGCAGCGCTGACGCGGCGACGTCCAGCACGTCGTCGCCCCGGCCGGCAAGCCAATCCGCCACGGCCTTGGGCACACCCTCGTCAATGAGCCAGCGCATAGACTCGCTCTTCCGCGAGGGATTCGGCGGCGTAGGCGAGTGCCGCCTTGACTTGCGCGGGGGTGAGCCGGTACTGCTCGCAGACCTCTGCGACGCTCATGGCGCCCGCGAGCGAGCCGACGACTACCCCGACGGGC
The window above is part of the Planctomycetota bacterium genome. Proteins encoded here:
- a CDS encoding DUF433 domain-containing protein, translated to MKRPLGDRKGQILVDPHVLGGKPVIKGTRVPVGVVVGSLAGAMSVAEVCEQYRLTPAQVKAALAYAAESLAEERVYALAH